The nucleotide sequence CCTAGTTTTGACTGGTAATCTACGAATTACGGCATTTAAGCATTCCTTACATACATTTCAGCAACGCTAAATTTTTCTCCACTCCGATTGGCTCTCGCGTTCTCGCACGATCCCACCCACCGAACTCTTATCATCgttatcaattttgaacttggaaaattttttaagtttcaTGCGAACCTGTATCTAGCTTTCAATACACAGACAATTTACGATCTAAATGACCATATTTTATTATGCAAaaggtacaaaaacaaaaaaaattatcgaatacaTATGCCTTAGTGGCTTAGCTTAGTTAGATTAAccaacaaaatgaaatattttatagttATAATGCTTTTGGTAGCTTTTGGTTTTgctctcattagtcattacagTACAGTAAACAGTAACTTCATTCACTTAGgtacgaaatttcataaaataatgacTCAGATTTACAACATAAACTAAATAATCACCAAAGTGaccaaaatcaacaaataaaatatattcCTTATCCTTTATCGCGCATCGAATTTCGCATACATTAACAACATTGGAAACGATAACACTATTGGGCGGTAAAAGGTAAATCACCGGTTTTAATTTTGTGGCTGAAATATAATGGGCTCCATTTCTGCATTGTCTATTTCCGATGTAATTTGCGATAATCCGAAGGGTGCACAATGCTGCAGTTTCGATgtgagcttgaaaatttttgtaagttcaaAAATGGCAATGATGATAAGGAGTTCGGCAGGTGTCGGGCGAGATCGTGCATGAACGCGAGAGCCAATCAGAGTGGAGAAAAATTTAGCGTTGCTGAAATGGAATGCTTAAATGCACGAATTACGTCCTTCATAAAATTTAGATCGTTTTGTAGCTGGCCAGAGGTGTTGTTCCTATCTTGTGATTCGTTGTTCAGttgtaacattttttccaaaagtttttgaatggcAGACGAATTGCTAGCAGAGTCAATTTTTGCTTCCGATACATTCAAAGAAGTTTCCTCTAATTTTTCGCCTAGTTCTTTCAACCATTCAGTGGTTGATTCGACAAGTTTAGATTGTTGAATCGAAATGTCCTGCAATTTATCGTTTAAATAGATGGCGACCTTTTTTGCTTCTTTAGCATAATTTTTCGCTTTCTTATTTTCCTGAGTAGTGacatcgatttttgattttaattttgattgcaTTTTCTTATTCCAATCCcaagtctttttgaaaattttgtaaacctCATCGTCAGTCGAGTCCCTAATTGAATCGGGGTCAATGGGGTACGAAGTATCCTGAGTACCAACACCTTCATCGGAAAGTGTATCTGAGTTACTATCATCCATATTTATACACACCGTGGTGTATTCCTGTGGCTGATcactaaaattatttgaattatgATTCTCTTCGTTCATATTCAAATCCGGATTCATTACGTGAGCGGGCTTTCGGCTACTGTTGCAAAAGTCCAAAGAAATCAAAGGTTTTTCTTTACTTACTCTGCTACGAGTGCTTAAAGCTGGAGGAGTATTCATAAAGCGCGAAGTGCAAAACGAAATAGTACTGTAACCCACGCGAGTCGAaaacagaataatttttgtgacAAGTGTACAATAGTTGTATTAGCATTGACCTGTTGGTAGGAGGTGCTAATGTTCAAAGAATTTCCCCCTTTTTTCAAGTCGTCGCCTTGGGCTattaaaaaatcttgagatttaTGACCTTGGCTTCGCGCCTCCGAGTAAAAGGGGTGACACTTGTTGTACAAATATACGTAAATACATAGTAGCTAAGTATCCCTATTTTAACTTATTTGTCGGAGGTTTCCTTTGAAAAATACCGCCGGTGGTGGCGGGGTTGGTGGAGGTAGACGTAAACTCTAAGTACTATTTTCcacttccaaaaatttcctgCATCCCTACTCTTGAAATTACAATATCTATTCGACTATAACTACGCTCTTTCGGAGAGCAAACTACGCCCCTATGCGCCAAGTCTAGGTGACAGACttcttccccctttttttttaaagaatttcaagGGAACTTCAAGGACGAAAACTAGTGGCGTGTGTAAAGATTGCACCGAAAGAATAATGTTATTTAGACAAAAATGCATCTCACCCTAATTTACACTGTTGTCACATTTACGAGTATTTCCTTCCAACAAATAGTTTAAAAATGTGAGCAAGTATCAGGCTGAGTgggattttaaatattttccttgaaaaacgTAAATCTACATGGTACTGACTATGTAATTATTTCGTGAAAACGAGGTATAAAAATCTATATTAGCCATATGTAAATTTAAGCaggtcaattttatcaattcggTACTGATTGGTCTCGATAGGAGTCAACAAAATAGTTccgaaaatgaggaaaaatataTGCGCTAAGTTGTTAAGATTACGCATGTCACATTTTTGACACTGGTTTGGCTGTGTTGACCTTTTGGTTATAGGTCGTCCAAGGCAGTATCAAAAACGAGGTAAGAAagtgtattgtattttttgtctAAGTGAAAATCTTAGCTACGTGCATAGGAAAATTCTCACTCATGTTATCGAAAAAATACTACACACATTCTTTGTGGGTTTTAATAACCGTTGAACATTGGGTTCCGAGTTATTAAATCCATGCGGTAAATTAGTTGAAGACTAAATAGATTACGTGTAAACACCCTCTTTGCTGAAAGAGAGGTGTTTCTTTTAATGGTGCTATGGTACATTAAAAATGTCACGTATCCCTAGTCTACTGGGTATCTTGAAACGCGGCATCGTCGTCACCCTCGTCTTGTAAAGGACGCGATGCGAGTTCAATATCCTATTGACCTAGTTACCTACTGAATTTTTGGTActatttggttcaaaaatacTTCGTGACagtttggtcaattttgatgggAATTAATTTTGTCTAAAAATAGGTAAACCTAGATCGTAGCTAATAGTATAGCTATTGGTTAGTTCTTATTCTCAGTCCGACACAGATTCATGCaatattattgtaaaaaatggtATCAAGGACGagatatgaaataaaattaaagtatGCCTAAACTTTCCTACTATCGAAATCAAATTTATGTTCTCAGTCCGACCTTGTTTGAACCGGTTAGGGTTGAGTGACAATATCAAGGACGAggtaaaaaatctaaatctaGATATTTTCTATTGATAATTAACTAGGTTAATTTCTCAACTTTCACATACATTCCGCCCCATAAGGTTTGGAGAAAATGTGAACGAGTAAAAATCTAAGCATAGTCTAATTTTAGGGTAGAATTCGTAATAAGTCTGGAGCATTGCCATACTCGAACTGCAGTGAATATAGTGAGATATTTTAAGGCTAACCAAAGATTCCGATTTCTCGAAAATCAATGAGAGTGCGATCCACAACAACAGGTATAATTTCAACTCTTGATGCTTAAAGTGGATCTCCCTATATTTTTTAAGGCTAACCAAAGATTTCATGATGGCGTTACACTCACTTCGGAGACAAACCAAACGAGGACGCAATGAGAGTGCAAGGGGTCTCTGTGAGTTTAGTGACCTTCATGAAATCAATGAAAGTGCGACCTACACAAATGATCTACGTTAAGGTCAATTGCTAATGTAGGTCTCCCTAGAGTCCTAGATTTTACAAGCCGAAAACGGGGACAATCACGACCCATTTGATCTCAATTTGGTACATAGTATCCAGGTAGAGAATCAACATTTTCGTCTCAAAAATCTAGGAGTACCCTGTCTCTGACGGatgaaagttcattttcggaCTCTCGTCCGCCAGAAACTCATCTACTCGTAATCCGAATTATTTTGATTCGTTTTAGAAGTAGGGGGACCTAACTGCAGGCTCCTCCAACTGGTCAAAAAGATCGATTTTTGAACAGTTAGGGGgtcaaattaaatattaaaaaggTCCCTAATTCATTACATCGAGCACCTCAAAGTGCAGACTTATTAGCCCATctttaatttataaataaattaaaacacaggccccacgttgggcgccaaaatAATGTTATAGGGCTGTCTAGCAGACATACTAATAATGATATAGTTGGGAATAAATCCCATTGGAAGGAagattagaaatattccttaggcggggaatattttcgaatacctagatagctcagaagggcGTTGTTTGCTTGATCGCTCTATACATCATTTAAAGAATATACGCAATAAATACGAATTCTGTTTTACTTACTACGTAtatttacactttttacataaattcattgGTATACAAGGCAGTCTATAAATTTAGTGAGACAGTATGACCTAACGAATTTCTTCATAATATGACCAGGTCACACAGTGACACAGGTCAaccaaaattgacaataatctATCAAGTAGATTTTACCCTAGTCGACAACAGAAGACATAGAATAGGAGAAGAATACATTCACATAATATATACACGAGAATGAAGCATTTTAGTTTAGTCATCATGGAGGCAACACCATGGTCCATATCTCCACGAGAAAAGATTAATATTATGCACTATAATTATTTCAGTTGGCGTTTCCACCACTTACTTCAAACTGTACACGTTTGTCATCGCTTATCTTGGCCTGTCCAATACTGTAGGCTTGATGAcacttaactaaacgaggtaTCACTTTAAACTTTGCGAATTGAGGTGATTTCCGGATAAATCCCTCAACACCAAACAGGCTCACGTTATTAATCGATTGAGGATCGATTAATCTAGGTTTCACAGTACCGTCAACTGGGGTGAAATAGgacgattttcgaggttttttttaatttacttcaAAACTAATGAACATattgagccaaattttttttcggcgAATTCGGCATCCTTTGGCTACAAGTTGACCTCCCCCcaaccctcccctccccccaccaaaaTTTCCAGGAGCGCTCAAAGTGAGCAAGTTTGGACCCCGATTTTGGGGTGAAAATGGACattcttagattttttgaattcattaaatatttttgaaaggtaAGAGCTTTATATTATTATACACGTATAGAGCAATGCATTAGctacaatttcttttttaaattatcaaaattggtcCATAAATACAGCTTCtgcgatttttataaaaatcgtaaattttttcaaaaattttacttgtagtaatttttttattttgctttttcaaaatggttagGGTGTGTAAAAGTAACAAAGGGTCAAGATTTTTGTAAGGTCTTGACCCTTTGTTCATTTCATGCACGCTAACCATTCTGAAACAGCAATATAACAAaattactataggtacctaacatttttttgacaatatgtACAATGTTttcagacagaaaaaaaatcgccgaagcCGTATTTATGAACCGTTTTTGATGATTCAAAAACGAAATCGTAGCTAAATAATTGCTCTATACgtgtataataatttaaaacacTTACCTCTCATAATTATTAAATGAAGTCGAAAAGTCGgcacgtatttttaaaaaaacgaaaattatcaattttactttttattttttcgtggaTTTGTATATTAACGAAACATGCATTATGATACACAGAAAAATTCGTCAGACATTCCTCtatcacatgaaaaaaaaagtaggatccTATCTTCATAATTGCGTGATCCGTGACGACATATAGCCGAAAAAACGTGAAGTGTCCATTTTCACCTCACTGTCCTATTTCACCCCAGTTGACGGTAGTATTAACCATGCGCGGAATGGTGTAAATCGAAAAGTCTTCGCCATGGACTCCCCTCAACTGGGGCGCTTCCATGACGTAAATTTAATCAACATCGACGAATGAACCGACTATCGCGAATTGCCGAAACACTAGTGATTTCTTCAGAGTAGAAATCGTTATTATAAAGACGCTACTTTTGTCTTAATCTCCACCCCTAATTAGGGGGGACCAATAGCGCACTTGCTAAGTACAAATACTTttacataaattgaagaatttatgtgattttggTTATTTATGTCCAAAATCCCTATCTTCGGCCATAAACGTCAAAGGCTCGCGACCCTTCTTAATTAGAGAAGGGTGCCGCCTTATATGCGCGAGTATGTCGCGTATATATTTGTACTTAGCCTATTTCCTAAAGTAGTTCAGacgttaccaatattttcaatataagggtTTCGTAATATAAGCACTACCTtacggcagtggggccaatctgccctctaTCAACTTTGCTGGAAAACGAgagtttttgttatttttttggcaaaaaccaagactttgacaattttagcaagcaGTATAGCTGATTTCATTTATGGCAATTATTGAACAAAATGCTTTTCcgcaaaaaagtaagaattttggacagttttgaaaaaaagcaggactttttgaaatttgttgcaAGAAAACGTTCAAAACGACAACTCGACCCAAAACCGTTTCATACCcactaggtatatttttcacatttttgataaCCAAATGGCActaaacttttattttcaaagcaCGAAACCTTTTTTCTAGTAACTCAAAACTGATACACACTGAACTGGCAGTGGCGCACTAAACCCAAACCCAACCCTACACttgaattttattacaaaatgttGACCCAAAACGTGACACTGACAGTTTTGAGTTCAgtaacaaaatattgaaaaagtaggtaaccaaaattaaaattaggtacctacctactctttctTATTCTTACTATTAACTCTTACTATTAACTGTAACTTTGAGTAGGTAACTAGCCATGTGAatacgaaaaatcgaaaattcaatcACATTGAAAAACTTTATGAATTCAGATGCCTAAAATTAAAAGGTCAAAATGTCAAATAAGTAAAATAgacaaagaaattaaaaaaaaaaaaaaaagaggaaaaagaaAGACTCAAAacgaattatttaaaaaattcaaaagtcaaaattgataCCTACGAACAAATAAGTAGTCGAACCTCGAGTCCTCGAATGATTAAACTGGTTTTTTTGACACGTCtttatttttgcaacatttgcAATTGCAACACacgttcatatttttttcttccaaattctttcatttttttcagttttttcggcaatttttgatatttttgaaattttcttcggaGCACTAAGCACCCTCTCGACTCGTGATGGGaggtaaaaattaataataaaacacGACATGGCCATTATTGACCAGCATCAGCAAGCAACAACTCAACAAGCCGACGAACTACATACGATATCGAATTTATTCAGTGCACCCCATCCACCTGCAAGCTGACAAAACAGACTCTGGTTTTTCATCAACGCAACACCACATCACACACTTGAAAGCTCAACacacaatttttgtttcttatCATTCACATATcttctcagaattttgaaaaaaattttcatgtgattTGTAATTTTCTAAGGTATGAATCGAGTAATttaattcataattattattattaattaataaggTATTTCGGTAAACCATCCGCGTATCCGCACCTCTCGACATGGAGGAGGTAtacgagttttttaaaaacttttttccggCTTCTTTAATCCTAACGTTTTCGATAGTTGTTGTATTCGCCCCAATTCCATATACTAACGCTTCAAATGAATTCTCAATTTACCGAATGCAACAGTTCAATTTCTACGGTGTTTCACACGGTAAGAGTAACAGATACCTACAATTTGTATTCCATTTGAAACAGCAATGCATTTTCTCAATATAACGTGATCTGTTCAAATTACAGGATGCCGGGCTAGTTCCTTTAGTTTAGAAGCAAAAAGCATAAAAACTTGGAAGACAAACCGACACTGTGTTTTAACACGTTTAAAAGATCTCTCTAGTGAAACTTTCATCGATATAACTCAGCAAGCCGGGGCATTGCTGGTTATGTTGCCCAAGGACATGGAATCCCTCACTAATGAGGAGAAAGAAGTAAAACTTCATATCTTGTGTTCTATTCTTATTGTGAATTTACTCTAAGTAATCGTGTGAGTAATTTCAGAACATGTTGGAACTCGAGAAAACAATATTCCATCTCGAGGTGACCATTCCAGTATACTTTTTACCTTGGGATAAAACACTCCAAGGTATAATTGGTAATATCGACATTCTATCTGCGGCCACTGATGTACGTTCAAATAAAAAGGAAACAGCTACCGAAGGTACACTAATTTCTACGTTACTTTCAATCGTATTCAAGTATTTGTAAAATACACCGagaattttggtattttgcaGCCTTATTCGATTCAGTATTCGCTGTCGGGTACCAGGCTTTTGTAAATGCTCCAAAACCGCAGCCTATAGGCGCCGTTATACCAGTTCTGCAGGGTAAATTACCTGCCTACGGTTCGCAATACGCTCTGACTCCTACTATTGTCATCGTAGCTCATTACGACGCTCAAACTGCTGTTCCTGTGAGTAAGATTCTCTcctaattgaattgaatttgacagcggaaattctaattttattaATCTATTTCTCAGGAACTTTCATACGGTGCTGATAGTAACGCATCTGGAGTTGCCATACTTCTAGAACTCGTTCGACTGTTCTCAAAATTATACTCTAAAGTGAAAACTCAACCGCTTTATAATTTAGTATTTTTACTACCAGGAGGTGGAAAATTTAGTTACTTAGGTTCCAAGAAATGGATAGAAGAACAAACCGAATCTGTCGAATCAGACGATAACGTTTCGTTACAAGTAAATTATTACTTTCCAAAGCCTTTCTTCCTCCTGTGATTAcaattcatttcatttgtttttttttttgtttagaatgTCGTTTTTGTGATGTGTTTGGATAGCTTAGCTTCATCGAAAGGCCTTTTCGCACATGTTTCAAAACCGCCTAAAAATGGCACCATCGTAGCACGATTCTTACAGGTAAATGTTTgctaataattttatttgttacTTGATAGTTTTCTAATGGTAGAAAATGTCAcaggaattgaaaaatgttgcttCCGAAGAATCAACTGACGCTTTAATCGTCcataagaaaattaatttaggcgATCAAAGGTTAGCCTGGGAACATGAAAGATTCAGTATGAAAAGATTCCCAGCATTTACGTTATCTTCGTTACAAGTTAGTATCATTTCTTTTGTAGGATTTATTGCGATATTTATTTGACgtgttgtctttttttttgtcgccCAGAATCACAAAGACCAGAGAAGAAATTCATTATTCGATAACGTCGAATCGTTCGATTTCAATAATATTTACACCAATACGAAAATCATCGCTGAAAGTTTAGCTAGGCTCGTGTATAACATTTCAGAATCGAATGTATTGGTTACTCATGTGAGTATTCTTTAAAACGACCTCGTTATTGAAGCGTTACACCAATAATGATAATTACTTCAGTATACTAAGTACGTCTTCTTGTATTGCAGAAAGTCGAAATCGACTCTTTGAAATTCGGTTTACAACATGTAGCCTCACATTCGAGGTCAATGCAGATTATTTCAGATAAAGATAACTCTCTAGTCACTTCGCTGTATTATATAATGAACAGGTAAACCTTGAATCGAATTTATTGGAAAGTAATTCATaagttcgaatatttttcacttAAATCTTTTCTTCTGTAATTTCCAGATACTTACAATGTAACGTCACTGTAATGCACGCCGATAAAAGCGAACCAGAGTTTATATTTTACGACGTCACCAAATCAACAGTCAATATTTACAGGTATTTTATTATCtgattggaaaattaaattttaaaaatgtgttatttcagtcaatgaattttaaataattttttttatttctatttcagCGTTAAACCTGCAATTTTCGATTTAGTACTTACCTGCATTATTGCTGCTTATTTGACTGTAGTATATTATGCTATTCAGGTAAACTAAAAAATCATCACTCTTTATTTTACCACTTGTGCGATGAAATATTGAACCAACGTTTACTAAACTGATAATTTTCTGTTTACAGAAATTTCCTATACTCTACTCTAGTATTGCTGCAACCGTtccaacgaagaaaaaattataaactgaccgctacaattttttcagctggaaaattttgtacaaaaagcAATTGAGTCATTTAAATGTATGTGGTATTTTAATAATAACGTTTAAGCGAAATGTAAATTTGATTTAGtattgtgtttttctcgaatattttaattgaaagtaGTACTATTGTAATGGGTAATTACCTTTGTTTTTATATcggtttattgaatttttgaattttaagcgcatttttagatttatctattttttttttttttttttttgaaatgaattcttCGAAAAGGCCACGTTTTTTCTAAATACTTAAAACTTACGTACTATAATTTAAACTCGAACGTGGTCCTTGGTCTGTGTTTTTGTTATTTATACCTTTCTGTCGCTTTTATATACGTTTTgtgttgaaagttttttctttattatactttttttgttattttcaaaatacacgtGAATGATTGATTTTGTCTCGTCTTGGTATTTTGTGCGTTTTAATGGTTTGATGAATTGATTTATGTTTCAGTTGACTCATGACTGAAATCGGATTACGATCGAGGTCGCTACgaacgaaatttcaacttgatttttggaatttgtagTATGGTTTTCCAATtactaaatttcaattcgatttttggagtttgcatgacctcaaaattacgaaatttctaATCAACTTTTAGAGTTTCCTTTGCTTCCAAAATAGGTATGAAACTTCAActtggatttttgaagtttgcatGTCCTTCAAATAACGCAATTTTAaatagatttttggaatttggatggcatccaaaattatgaaatttcaacttgatttttagagTTTGCATGGCCTTCAAATTACGCATTTTCAAATCTATTTTTAAAGTTTGGATGgcatccaaattacaaaatttcgaaGTTTGCATGGTCTCCAAGGTAAGAAAATGAGTTCATTGTCACACTAGATTGAGTCATGCATTTCgaatctatttttattttgaacttttgccaaataaataaattgatttaattAGTTCTGAAGTTCTGAAGCCAATTTGATCGTACGAGGGGTATAAAGCAGGTTGTTTAAATGTttacaggaattttttttactgaaaatcactactttttcactacctttccaaaatattttacccccccccaatcattttttaaaaatttggtttggaaTTTGTAATTTCTTACATTGgagtatacttttcaccaatttgaaatcaattcaatgattttaaagCCATCGCTACGTTTATTGAAGTTAATTATTTCgataatacttttttcaaaaattgaagatcaatgatttttttcaaatttttagcagtgatttttatattttttatgtgtggaaaatttgggttttccactttttttcatttctcactaCATTATTTATagcaaaattactgaaaattactaggtactttttcactactttcactgtGACCTGTTAACACTCTGTAAACGGGCGATTTTGAGAAACGAGGAATTCAATAGTGTAGCCTAATTATTTTCGACCTGGAGTAAATATTCAAATCAtcaccttccaaaatattttcagccccccccccccacccgatcaatttttttgcagggTGTCTAATGTctataacaaaatttcaaaataaaaaatacaagaCTTCAGCAGGACGTTTTTTAAACGcttgggattttttaagagggggagggagtggCGATGCACAgctttacattcaaatttttcacttttttaatgtcttgatgtcgaaaatataattttattatttcaatttttgattttactcgtatttttacctTTAAGGTTCTTTGCTACGTACATTTATAtctaatgaaattgggcgaataaaagacttttttcaacataaagatttttaaaaaaatatgtgtaaaattttatgcaaaattagaacgatttttatgaaaaaaatttccaatttttcaaaacaaaatggaGAGtttattttggttcaaaattttgaaatttgaatgatgattagaaaaattcaaaactgaagaaaaaagaaaacgagctcgaacgaagcgagggcaaaagctctcgaaaattagcATTGCGAgaggtaagtataaaaattatgtttttttgtgtaatgagttacttaagtataaaaaattcgttatttttgcttcaaaatttcaaaattcgaatgatttttttttttcagtttgaaattgaaataaagcaaacgagcccgagcgaagtgaggccaaaagttttcgaaaattagtatttcgagaggtataaaaacaatGTTGTCttgtgtaataattttttattcaaaataaattttaaaattagaatgatgattttaaaaaaaaaattcaaacatgaaaCACAAAAGCAATCAAGCCCAAGTGAAGCAATGCCAAAAGctgtcaaaaattcatgttttgagaagtaaaaaaaaatttcttattaaaggaggagtttatttttttgattcagacCACGAAAAATACCGATTTTGATCAGTTTTAAAGGAGATTTTTCTGGGAGtaattgaaaatgatcaatattgagttggcacattttttttgaatcgctgcaatttttttttgttttacaagaatttttaattaaatattaattttttccaaattattttcatgacgttttatttaaaaaaaatgtttaatccaatcaaaattttaaataaattgtaCTTACTTTTCAACGATCAATCAGATACTTACGATCAAGATTTTCACTCCAAATCACTCATCAGACGATCAATTGGATCAGATCAGTCAATTCTTCAGATACATCATCAACTAAAAACCAGTGATATCCAAAACCTCATTCAATATTACCAACTCACCAAGAGGTATATCATTAATTTTacccaataaaataaaaactcaattCCAGTGTTCCGAATAAATGTATTGATTCTTATTGAACATGCATATAGTAACGTAAAACAGTATATTGGCTAATTCGCAAAAGAAGGTacatatcgaaaaaaaaaaaaaaaaaaaaaaaaacaagaaaaataatcGTAACGCGTAGGTACAATAAAAATAACATCTGGAAAAAACTACAAGCGTATTTTTCTCACGAATACCATATTAAAAACAGTGATAACGTACAATATTATTCAATCATAATGGTATATACAAAGTAATCAGAGATATATATACACACGAGTAGTACAACATTCtgaacaaaaataatgataattaaatGGTACACAGAGatactac is from Planococcus citri chromosome 1, ihPlaCitr1.1, whole genome shotgun sequence and encodes:
- the LOC135831210 gene encoding BOS complex subunit ncln produces the protein MEEVYEFFKNFFPASLILTFSIVVVFAPIPYTNASNEFSIYRMQQFNFYGVSHGCRASSFSLEAKSIKTWKTNRHCVLTRLKDLSSETFIDITQQAGALLVMLPKDMESLTNEEKENMLELEKTIFHLEVTIPVYFLPWDKTLQGIIGNIDILSAATDVRSNKKETATEALFDSVFAVGYQAFVNAPKPQPIGAVIPVLQGKLPAYGSQYALTPTIVIVAHYDAQTAVPELSYGADSNASGVAILLELVRLFSKLYSKVKTQPLYNLVFLLPGGGKFSYLGSKKWIEEQTESVESDDNVSLQNVVFVMCLDSLASSKGLFAHVSKPPKNGTIVARFLQELKNVASEESTDALIVHKKINLGDQRLAWEHERFSMKRFPAFTLSSLQNHKDQRRNSLFDNVESFDFNNIYTNTKIIAESLARLVYNISESNVLVTHKVEIDSLKFGLQHVASHSRSMQIISDKDNSLVTSLYYIMNRYLQCNVTVMHADKSEPEFIFYDVTKSTVNIYSVKPAIFDLVLTCIIAAYLTVVYYAIQKFPILYSSIAATVPTKKKL